The genomic interval AGCCACCCGGCATCCACCTCGAGTTCACCACCGACCACCGGCGCACCGGATCCCGACGAGGAGGGCGTGGCCGGCGACGACGCGCAGCCGGCGAGCGCGAGCGCTCCGGCACCGATGAGGGCGAACAGGGCGAGGGTGCGACGGGTGCTCATGATGCCCATCCTGCCCCGATGCCCTGGAAAGGTCCCGCGGAACCGACCACGCGCCGATAACGAATCGCTGCTGCGGAGCAGTCACTGCAGCGCAGAGGTGAGCCGCGCCAGGTTGTCGAGCACCGTCGAGCGCAGCGGCTGCTGCATCCATTCCTCGAGGGTCAGTTCACGGCTGAGCGCGCGGTAGTGATCCTCGACGGAGCGCAGCTGCGAGACGAACTCCTCGCCGCGCACGAGCAGCGAGATCTCGAGGTTGAGACCGAAGCTGCGCATGTCCATGTTGCTCGAACCGATGACGGCGACCTCGTCATCGATCGACATCGACTTGGAGTGCAGGATGAACGGCCGCTTGTACATCCAGATCTTCACGCCCGAGCGCAGCAGGGCCTCGTAATAGCTGCGCTGCGCGTGGTAGACCATCGCCTGATCGCCCACTTCCGAGACGAACAGCTCGACGTGCACGCCACGCTGACACGCCGTCTGGATCGCCAGCAGCAGCCCCTCGTCGGGCACGAAGTACGGCGAGACGATGATGATCTTCTCGCGCGCGGCGAACAGCAGCGTCATGAACAGCTTCAGGTTGTTCTGGAATTCGAACCCAGGGCCGGACGGGATGACCTGGCAGTCGAGGACGCCCGTGCCGGTGCGCACGTCGAACAGCTCGATGCCCTCGATCACCTCGTCGGTCTCGCTGTACCAGTCGCTGAGGAACACCGCGTTGACGGATGCCACGACGGGGCCGTCCAGGCGCGCCATCATGTCCACCCAGTGCAGTCCCCGCTTGATGTTCTTGCGCAGGTTGTACGTCGAATCGGTGATGTTCTGCGACCCGGTGAACGCGACGTGGCCGTCGACCACGAGGAGCTTGCGGTGGTTGCGCAGGTCGGGGCGCTGGTACTTGCCCTTGAGCGGCTGCACCGGCAGCATCAGGTGCCACTGGGCGCCCATCGCGTCGAGGCGCCGGCAGGTGTTCTTGTAGAACGGCTTGCTGCGGTTGGCCCAGTGGTCCAGCAGCACGCGCACCGTGACCCCACGGGCGGCGACCTCCTCGAGCGCACGGAAGAAGTCGTCGGTGGTCGCGTCGGCCTGCAGGATGTAGAACTCGACGTGGACGTAGCGCTGGGCCTGTCGGATGGCGTGCGCCATGGCGGCGAGGCTGTCCTCGTAGTCGGCGATGAGCTTCGCGTCGTTCTCGCCCGACAGCGGCATGGCGCCGAGATTGCGGTTCAGACGCACGAGCTGCACGAACCACACGGGCGGGTTCGGTCGCAGCGTGCCGAGGTCGAGTCCGTCGCTGGTGCGGCGGATGTAGTCGTTCAGCTGCTCCTGCTTCTTGCGGCGCGCCCGCGGCAGGCGCGGGTTGCCGATCATCACGAACAGGAGGACGCCGATGATGGGGATGAAGTAGATCGCAAGCAGCCAGGCCATCGCCGCCGTCGGGCGCCGATTGCGGGGAACGACGATGACCGCGAGGACGCGGATCGTGATGTCGACGATCATGACGAGGACGACCCACCAGGTCCACGTCCAGTCGACGGTGATGTTCAGCACCCGCACTCCTCAGCCCGGGCGCGCACGTCGCCCCGGGTTCAGCGTACCCAGTGCCGCCGACGCGGCGAGCTCAGGCGGTGGTGTCGGTGCCCGCCGCCGACGCCGGACGGCGCTTGGCGCGCTCCTCGGCCTCGATCCGCGCATACACGCGGCGCTCGGTGCGGTCCATGCGCAGGATCGAGCGCAACACGAACACGAACAGACCCAGCACGACGACGGTCGGCAAGAGCGACCACGCGGCAGCGGTCCAGAACGCATCCATGCCTCCATGGTACGCGGGGTTCATCGCCCTCTCCCCAGGCGGCCGGTTCGACGACTTGTACACCGTTCGGCCTTCCCGGCTCCCATCGCTCCGCCGACGCGAGCAGGATCTCGTCATGCCGACCATCGTCAGAGCCGCCGACGCGGCCCAGTTCCTGTCCCTCGTCCCGCACCTGCTCGGGTTCGTCCCGTCACGCAGCCTTGTCGTCGTGCCGATGTGCCGCGGACGCAGCCTCGGCGCGATGCGCGTGGATCTGCCCGCCGACCCGGCCGGCGCAGCCTCCGACGCGGTCGCCGCGACCGTCGTCGGGATGGCGTGCCGCATCGCGGATGCCGACGGCGCGATGGTGGTGGTGTACACGGATGCCGCGGTCACCGGCATCCTGCCCCATCGCGCGCTCGTTCAGTCGCTGTGCGACCGCGCCGACGCCTGCGGGCTGCTGATCGCCGATGCCCTCGTCGTCGCGGCGGACGGGTGGGGGTCCTACCTCGACCGGGACCTCGTGCCCGGCGGCCGACCGCTGACGGAGCTCGTCACGCACGACCGACCGGGCGGCACCGCCGCACCGGTCGGTGACCAGGCGAGCGGCGCGGCGCTGCCGAAGCCGGACGGCGCCGCACGCGCGGCGGTCGCGCAGGCGGCGCGCGCTCTCGACGCGGCGCTGACGGCGATCTGCGGGATCGCGCCGTCCGCGGCGGCGAGTCGCTCCGCGTCGCCGCGCATCGACCCGGCGGCGCTGGAAGCGGCGTGCGAGCTGGACGACCTGCCCTCGCTGTTCGAGCAGGCGCTGGAGTGGAACCCGGTGTCGCTCGCGCCGATGCGCGCCGCGATGATCGGCTGGTGCCTGGGCCGGCCCGCCCTGCGGGATGTCGCACTGGTGCAGTGGGCGAGCGACCAGGCGGGCGGCGATGTCGCGATGGACGCGCAGCGCAAGTGGGAGGACGGCGCGGAGTATCCGTCGGATCTCGCCTCGGTGATGTGGGGTGAGGGGCGGCGTCCCTACCCGCAGCGCCTGGAGGGGGCGCTGGAGCTCGCCCGCGTGGTCGCGGCGCTGCTGCCCAAGGCTCGGCGCGCCGGCGCGCTGGCGGTGTGCGGCTGGCTGGCGTGGGCGCTCGGTCGCTCCACCCACGCCGACCGCTATGCGGCGCAGGCGCTGCGCATCGAGCGCCGCCACGGACTCGCCGAGATCGTGCGGTCGTTCGTCGCGGCCGGGCACCTGCCGGACTGGGCATTCCGGCCCGAGTGAGACCGAGCGGCGACCGCCGTCAGTGGATGAAGGCGAGGAGGAGCGCGACCCCGACGAACAGACTCCCGAACACGCGATCGACCACGCGCTGCCCGCGCGGCGTGCGCGTGAAGCGACGGAATCCATGCGCCGCGACGGCGAAGAAGCCCCACATGACGGCGATGTCGACGGCCACGACGGTGACGACGACGGTCGCGTACTGGGGCAGCAGCGGCTGACCCGGGCGGATGAACTGCGGGAGGAACGCCAGGAAGAAGACGATCGCCTTCGGGTTGAGGAGGTTGACCCAGAATCCGCGCCGGAACATCGACCAGCGCGACTCGGCCGGGGCGGGTGCGTCGCCGGCATCCGCCACCGCCACGACGGGACGGCGCAGCAACAGGCGCAGACCGAGGTAGGCCAGATACGCCGCGCCGGCGTACCGGATGATGGCGAACAGCAGCGGCGATGAGGCCACGAGCACGCCGACGCCGAGCGCGACGACGGCGATCAGCACGACGAGCGCGGCCTGCTGCCCCAGAATCCCCCAGATCGCGCGGCGGAACCCGTGCGTCAGGGCGTTGCCCATCGTGTTGATGGCACCGGCGCCCGGCGTGAAGCTGATGACGACGCACGCCAGCACCAGCGTGAGCCAGAGCGAGAACGCCACCCGCGGCTATTTCACGAGGGGGAAGAGGATGGTCTCCCGAATGCCGAGGCCCGTGATCGCCATGAGCAGCCGGTCGATGCCCATCCCCATGCCACCCGTGGGCGGCATGCCGTGCTCGAGCGCGCGCAGGAACTCCTCGTCCACGCGCATGGCCTCGTCGTCGCCGCGCGCGGCGAGCTTCGCCTGCTCGACGAACCGCTCCCGCTGGATCACCGGGTCGACGAGTTCGGAGTAGCCGGTGGCGAGCTCGAAGCCGCGGACGTAGAGGTCCCACTTCTCCACGACGCCCGGGATCGAGCGGTGCTCACGGACGAGCGGGCTGGTGTCGAGCGGGAAGTCCATGACGAACGTCGGGCGCTCGAGCCCGTCCTTGACGAAGTGCTCCCACAGCTCTTCGACGTACTTGCCGTGCGTCGCGACCTTCTCGGGGACCTCTACGCCGACCTCGGCGGCGAGCGCGCGCAGCTCGTCGATCGACGTCTCCGGCGCGATGATGCGACCGGATGCCGCGGACAGCGAGTCGTACATCGAGATGCGGTCCCACTCGCCGCCGAGGTCGAACTCGGCGCCGTCGGCCCATGTGACGGTGGTCGACCCGGCGACGGCGACGGCGGCCTGCTGGATGAGTTCCTGCGTGAGGTCGGCGATGCCGTTGTAGTCGGAGTACGCCTGGTAGGCCTCCAGCATCGCGAACTCGGGGCTGTGGGTGGAGTCGGCGCCCTCGTTGCGGAAGTTGCGGTTGATCTCGAAGACCCGGTCGATGCCGCCCACGACGGCGCGCTTGAGGAACAGCTCGGGCGCGATACGGAGGTAGAGGTCGGCGTCGAAGGCGTTGGAGTGCGTGACGAACGGACGCGCCGCCGCGCCGCCGTGCTGCACCTGCAGCATGGGCGTCTCGACCTCGAGGAAGCCGTGCGCGGCGAAGGTCTGCCGGAGGCTCGCGTTGACCTTGGCGCGGGCGATCACGGTGTCGCGGGCCTGATCGCGGGCGATGAGGTCGAGGAAGCGCGAGCGGACCCGGCTCTCCTCGCTGAGCTCGGTGTAGAGGTTCGGCAGCGGCAGCAGCGCCTTCGACGCGATGGCCCAGTCGGTGACCATGATCGACAGCTCGCCGCGGCGGCTGGAGATGACCTGGCCGGTGACCGAGACGTGGTCGCCGAGGTCCACGAGGTCCTTCCACGCCTGCAGCGACTCCTCACCGACCTCGGCGAGGGACACCATGGCCTGGATGCGGTTGCCGTCGCCCGCCTGCAGCGATGCGAAGCAGAGCTTACCGGTGTTGCGGCTGAAGACGACGCGTCCCGCGACGGAGGCGGTGACACCCGTCTCGGCGCCCGGTTCCAGCTCCGCGTAGCGGGTGCGCAGTTGGGCGATCGTGTCGGTCACGGGGACCGCGACGGGATAGGCGCCACCGGCGGCATCCGCCCTCTCGGCCAGCAGCCGTTCGCGCTTGGCCAGCCGCACGGCCTTCTGCTCGTGCACGTCCTCGGCGGCGAGGTCGCCCGCCTGTTCGCTGGACACTGCTGACGTGGTCTCGCTCATGGTGACGGGGGCTCCTCGGAATCGACGTTCGATTCTACCGAGCGGGCCTGCACGCCCCTCACGCGCCGCCGAGTCAGACGTCGGGGACGGGCGGGGCGCCGTCCTGCAGCGCGCGGTCCACGGCGGAGTGGACGAGCGCGGAGAGGTATCGCCCCGGTTCCTCCACTCCGGCCTGACGCAGTAGCGCGGTGGACTGGCGGACGATGGATGCCGAGAACTCGGCCGCCGTGGCGATGGCTTCGCCGTAGGCGGGGCGGTCGGCCTCGGCGATCACGACGGGCTCGCATCCGAGTTCGACGGCGAGCGCCTGGGCGATCGGCAGCACGGCCGGCGGCGCGGTGACCGCGGCGAAGGCGTCGTGCAGCTGGCGCAGATCGATGCTCGTTCCCGTGAAGGTCACCGCGGGGTGCACCGCCAGCGGAATCGCCCCTCGCCGCGCCGCCGGCGCGAGGACGTCCGTCCCCCACGACGGGTCGGTGTGCAGCACCAGCTGACCGGTCTGCCACTGGTCGAGTTCGGCGAGGCCCGCCACGAGCCCCGGCAGCTCGTCATGCGGCACCGCGATGACGACCAGCTCGCTGCGGCGGACGATCTCGTCCGCGTCGAGCACCGGCACCCCGGGCAGGATCGCCGCGACCCGCTCCGGGTCGGATCCCGCTGTGATGCCCAGCAGGGCGTGGCCCGCGCCCGCGAGCGCCGCACCGATCACGGGTCCCACGCGTCCCGCGCCGATGACCCCGACCCCGAGCCGGCTCGCCCCGCTCATGCGCCCGCTCCGGAGTCCACGGCATCCGCTCCCGCAACCCCCGCCGCACCCGCAACCCCCGCAACCCCCGCAGCCGCCGCATCCGCGCCGACCTCCACCTCCGCGTCCCAGCGGTGCGAGCGGTCGCCGGCCGCGGCGGCCACGGCATCCTTCGCCACCTGCTGCCACACCGCGTACGCGTCGTCGCGGTCGACGATCCCGAGCGTGCCCGAGACCTGGCCCAGCACCGTGTGGCCGGTGAGGTTCGCGACCCGCAGAGCGCGATCGACCGGCCCCTGCGAGATCCGCACCGACTGCAGTCGCGCGAGCGGCAGGATGACCAGCGACCGCCAGAACACGCCGTGACGCAGCAGCAGCGCGTCGGGGGTGAGGAGGAACCCGTTGCGCCGCCACGACAGCGGCCGCAGCCAGCGCGCGCGTCGCGGCGTCGTGGTGTACGGGTCGCCCGCCGCCGGCCCCAGCAGTCCGTTGGTCACGAGCTCCTGCCACTGCTCGGGCGAGATCCCCGGCAGGAACAGACGCAGCACCCGCTCCACATCGGCC from Microbacterium aurum carries:
- a CDS encoding Rossmann-like and DUF2520 domain-containing protein; this translates as MSGASRLGVGVIGAGRVGPVIGAALAGAGHALLGITAGSDPERVAAILPGVPVLDADEIVRRSELVVIAVPHDELPGLVAGLAELDQWQTGQLVLHTDPSWGTDVLAPAARRGAIPLAVHPAVTFTGTSIDLRQLHDAFAAVTAPPAVLPIAQALAVELGCEPVVIAEADRPAYGEAIATAAEFSASIVRQSTALLRQAGVEEPGRYLSALVHSAVDRALQDGAPPVPDV
- the lysS gene encoding lysine--tRNA ligase, with amino-acid sequence MSETTSAVSSEQAGDLAAEDVHEQKAVRLAKRERLLAERADAAGGAYPVAVPVTDTIAQLRTRYAELEPGAETGVTASVAGRVVFSRNTGKLCFASLQAGDGNRIQAMVSLAEVGEESLQAWKDLVDLGDHVSVTGQVISSRRGELSIMVTDWAIASKALLPLPNLYTELSEESRVRSRFLDLIARDQARDTVIARAKVNASLRQTFAAHGFLEVETPMLQVQHGGAAARPFVTHSNAFDADLYLRIAPELFLKRAVVGGIDRVFEINRNFRNEGADSTHSPEFAMLEAYQAYSDYNGIADLTQELIQQAAVAVAGSTTVTWADGAEFDLGGEWDRISMYDSLSAASGRIIAPETSIDELRALAAEVGVEVPEKVATHGKYVEELWEHFVKDGLERPTFVMDFPLDTSPLVREHRSIPGVVEKWDLYVRGFELATGYSELVDPVIQRERFVEQAKLAARGDDEAMRVDEEFLRALEHGMPPTGGMGMGIDRLLMAITGLGIRETILFPLVK
- the cls gene encoding cardiolipin synthase; this encodes MIVDITIRVLAVIVVPRNRRPTAAMAWLLAIYFIPIIGVLLFVMIGNPRLPRARRKKQEQLNDYIRRTSDGLDLGTLRPNPPVWFVQLVRLNRNLGAMPLSGENDAKLIADYEDSLAAMAHAIRQAQRYVHVEFYILQADATTDDFFRALEEVAARGVTVRVLLDHWANRSKPFYKNTCRRLDAMGAQWHLMLPVQPLKGKYQRPDLRNHRKLLVVDGHVAFTGSQNITDSTYNLRKNIKRGLHWVDMMARLDGPVVASVNAVFLSDWYSETDEVIEGIELFDVRTGTGVLDCQVIPSGPGFEFQNNLKLFMTLLFAAREKIIIVSPYFVPDEGLLLAIQTACQRGVHVELFVSEVGDQAMVYHAQRSYYEALLRSGVKIWMYKRPFILHSKSMSIDDEVAVIGSSNMDMRSFGLNLEISLLVRGEEFVSQLRSVEDHYRALSRELTLEEWMQQPLRSTVLDNLARLTSALQ
- a CDS encoding LysE family transporter, which encodes MAFSLWLTLVLACVVISFTPGAGAINTMGNALTHGFRRAIWGILGQQAALVVLIAVVALGVGVLVASSPLLFAIIRYAGAAYLAYLGLRLLLRRPVVAVADAGDAPAPAESRWSMFRRGFWVNLLNPKAIVFFLAFLPQFIRPGQPLLPQYATVVVTVVAVDIAVMWGFFAVAAHGFRRFTRTPRGQRVVDRVFGSLFVGVALLLAFIH
- a CDS encoding DUF4192 family protein; amino-acid sequence: MPTIVRAADAAQFLSLVPHLLGFVPSRSLVVVPMCRGRSLGAMRVDLPADPAGAASDAVAATVVGMACRIADADGAMVVVYTDAAVTGILPHRALVQSLCDRADACGLLIADALVVAADGWGSYLDRDLVPGGRPLTELVTHDRPGGTAAPVGDQASGAALPKPDGAARAAVAQAARALDAALTAICGIAPSAAASRSASPRIDPAALEAACELDDLPSLFEQALEWNPVSLAPMRAAMIGWCLGRPALRDVALVQWASDQAGGDVAMDAQRKWEDGAEYPSDLASVMWGEGRRPYPQRLEGALELARVVAALLPKARRAGALAVCGWLAWALGRSTHADRYAAQALRIERRHGLAEIVRSFVAAGHLPDWAFRPE